One region of Clostridium sp. Marseille-P299 genomic DNA includes:
- a CDS encoding class I SAM-dependent methyltransferase — MDSNIVKAFEQYINEKLEQVILSNSTDPDRIKKVKIRPVLIKGDVLFQITEYCGQKVLHQNVTRTEVLEKLEEWFTGLFKQAQISAKDASVTILVSKKGKATIKIKNKTQKEDSIEWDPLKPVGIASHNRVKQYILKEGVGVPFLIDLGIMTSEGKIVKSKYDKYKQINRFLEFIEDILPNLDKDKEISIIDFGCGKSYLTFAMYYYLKELQGYNVKITGLDLKEDVIAKCNELKERYGYDKMQFLKGDIASYEGTNQVDMVVTLHACDTATDYAMYKATIWGAKVILSVPCCQHELNKQISCEEIGSILQHGLIKERMAALFTDALRANLLETLGYKVQVMEFIDMEHTPKNILIRAVKSKTEISERVKSKKLMEYQKTIDFLNVNPTLYQLTQSQNL, encoded by the coding sequence ATGGATTCAAATATAGTTAAGGCTTTTGAACAATATATAAATGAAAAATTGGAACAAGTTATTTTAAGTAATTCAACAGACCCTGATCGTATAAAAAAAGTTAAAATACGACCAGTTTTAATTAAAGGAGATGTTTTATTTCAAATAACGGAGTATTGTGGCCAGAAGGTGTTACATCAAAATGTAACGAGAACCGAAGTTTTAGAGAAATTAGAGGAATGGTTTACAGGATTATTTAAACAAGCACAAATAAGTGCAAAAGATGCTAGCGTTACTATTTTAGTAAGTAAAAAGGGTAAGGCAACGATTAAGATAAAGAATAAAACCCAAAAAGAAGATAGTATTGAGTGGGATCCATTAAAACCAGTAGGAATTGCTTCCCATAATAGAGTGAAACAGTACATCCTTAAGGAAGGCGTAGGTGTACCTTTTTTAATTGATTTAGGAATTATGACCTCAGAGGGAAAAATCGTTAAATCAAAGTATGATAAATACAAACAAATCAATCGCTTTTTAGAGTTTATAGAAGATATACTTCCTAATCTAGATAAAGATAAGGAAATTTCCATTATTGATTTTGGCTGTGGAAAATCATATTTAACATTTGCAATGTATTATTATTTAAAGGAATTGCAAGGGTATAATGTGAAGATAACTGGTTTAGACTTAAAAGAAGATGTAATAGCCAAATGTAACGAGTTAAAAGAACGTTATGGTTACGATAAAATGCAATTTTTAAAGGGTGATATTGCATCTTATGAGGGAACCAATCAAGTAGATATGGTAGTGACACTTCATGCCTGCGATACGGCAACGGATTATGCTATGTATAAGGCAACGATTTGGGGAGCTAAGGTTATATTATCGGTTCCTTGCTGCCAACATGAATTGAACAAGCAGATTTCATGTGAGGAAATTGGAAGCATATTGCAACATGGCTTAATTAAGGAGCGTATGGCAGCTCTTTTTACGGATGCCCTTCGAGCAAACTTACTAGAAACACTTGGCTATAAAGTGCAAGTTATGGAGTTTATAGATATGGAACACACACCAAAGAATATATTGATTCGTGCAGTAAAAAGTAAGACGGAGATCTCCGAACGTGTGAAAAGTAAAAAGCTTATGGAATATCAAAAAACAATAGATTTTCTGAATGTAAATCCTACGCTATATCAATTAACTCAATCTCAAAATTTATAG